DNA from Palaemon carinicauda isolate YSFRI2023 chromosome 26, ASM3689809v2, whole genome shotgun sequence:
AAATGCCCTCTGAAAATTTTTTATCTTTGTTATGCAGTAATGCACTTGTTTCTAATATTACTTTATTCATACCAAGCACACAACTTTTGTTCTGGAGGAGTATTGATTAGCTTAATAttcttaagtaaaaataaaaagatattcgtACCTTTAGTATCTGGAGAACATTCCACACAGCGTGGATCCCCACAAATGTCTGGCAATAATTCAGTTCTTTTGCAAATAACAATAGCTTCAGGAATTGTATCGGCATGGTATTCCTGTCCTTGAAGGcatcctgcaatctcaccatctttccCATCAATCTCTACACTGGATACGAGAGCAGTTTCAGTTCTAATACACAATGCAACAGACTCCAGTTTTCTGCCTTTCACATGTGAAAATGTAGCACGATGAATGTTCCCTAGTCCTGTACCCCGTATTGATCTAATTCCTGCTGAAACTAGTGTTATATTATCAAGTATTATATCGGCTCCTGACCCTACACTCAAAGCTTCAGTGAATAGGGTCATATTTGCGACATGTTCTATTTTTGCTTTGCCTTCAACAACCTCGACCGCCCTCTCTTTCATCAGCAAAAACTTTATGTACTTTGCTTCAAATTTTCCAGTATTTATTGTTTCAGGAGCCAGTTCAAGTGACTGGCAATGAGAAATTTCAAAGACCGAAGCTTCAGGGTGAACATAAGGTATTATGGCTTTTGTACTAAAGGCTACATTAGTATGATGTGATAGCTTAAGCCTCACAATAGGTGCCACAATACTACGACTTTTAAATTCAACATCTGGAACAGCAGTTATAGATAGCTTTACTTCAGGAGGAGGTGTATGGATTCTGTCAATTTCTATCTGTTTCAATGCTGGTGAGTCTAGGAATACTTTTATAGAAAATGCTTTCTCAGGAATAATAATCTTTTCTCGGACATTTGCAAAATTTAGCACAATGTTAGAATCTCGGGGTTTGAAGGCTCCTGGTGCAATTATGATTTTGCTGACATTAATCACATTTAGTTGTTGTAGATTAGCATCGATACTGCCAGGACATATGAGAACAGAAGCTTCTGTGGTGAGGGTTAGTTGCCTTTCAGTACCTGAAGACGACAATACTATGCTCCTTGTACCTTGACATTTTTTATTTGCAACAAATGCCGGGGGAGATATAAACCTTGAGTCACTCTGTTTGGAAAAATCAGTTTGGAAGATGAGTGTTAGTTATATTCTGAAGTTTATAAAAAACAGTATACATTCTATATGGTTAAAGTAATTTTTACGATATATGGTCAAGAAAGTTTTATGAAGGTAGACACTGCATAAGAAAGTGTGGGTAAAATTAACCCAAAGGCAACACATGTATATAGGAATTTTGATGTAAATTCTTTGTTTCTTAGGTTAAAAAACAATGGGGCATATGATGAATTATTGAAATGTTTGAGAAAAGATGTCAAGGTAAGTGCAATCATGTTATTTTAAGAATAAATCAACTCCATTTAGGGAAAACATTTGTAATGTGATAGAAGGTATAGTGCTATACATATTTCTAGATATTATACCAATTCAGCCCAAACTTGGTCATAGCAGCCAATGGTAATATCTAGTTTGTTTGAATATTAATAGTTACATAGCCATAACTAAACTATAGAATAAAATCTAGCATAAAATTCCTTGGCATGAAAAGCCTAACGTACTATTGGCCAAAAGTATTCTTATACACCTCAAGTTCTTCTCAGCCTTATATGTTCTGGTAACACTTACGCCACATGTCCAGCTGTAAGATTACCTCTGTTACCTCACCTCACTTTTTTATACAAAGTTGTAGTTATTTGCTTACTTTGACGTGATAATATTTGAGAATTAAAAATTAACCCTTCATCCTGGTAAGCTTCTAGACTCTATTGCATTTATGAGTTTACTGTTATTTTAGAGAACTGGTCTTCCTTTCCCATTTCattctagcacacacacacacacacacacacactctctctctctctctctctctctctctctctctctctctctctctctctctctctctctctctctctctctctgcaaaatttatcattaatcaaatgccaagtcacaaacctaccaattagctacgatggtgaagatgggatgatttcaatcctaagtacaaaacacctgaattctacaggtatatgtacagaagaattgtcattgacttttatctttcttcgtggctgagtggtatggtcaatgtcatacaagtatcctggaccagggttcgaagcccggccggacagatactatagtctttgagtgatttcgcctcgggctctgatcccgaggttgttaaaccagactttaatgtgttaatatgcatggcttatttgaaatatataaatattcatatatatatatatatatatatatatatatatatatatacaaacgcacacacacacacacacacacacatacacacatatatatatatatatatatatatatatatatatatatatatatgagagatgtattaTAATAGGTCTCAGGATACACAATCATACATGTGACTAAGTTTGATTTTCTTATGGAATAATTCAGATCAAACTATATGACAGAATCATCGCAAGCAACAGGAGTATTGacttgaataaatgaaaaaaaaaagagcaatttaCTACCACTCTATGATAGCTAAGTACGAAATAAAGAAATCCCCATAAGCAAGTTATAGAAGAACGTTAACGGAATAGAGGAGTGAATTCAATTACAAGCACTTAAAAtagttaaactataaaaaaaaaaaaaaatgttaacttaCCAAACTAACATCCCGCTTCTTCCTCGTACCTAAGTTCCCAAAACAAGCTCCATCACGAATAATAGGGCTATAATTCTGAAAATGAGGTAAAATGTTTCAAAACTTACTTTAATATAAGCTTCTATCTTATGTCATTAGATTCAATTTATTTGTAAACGACCAATATGCAGTGAATTGAAACTCACTCATTATACTGTAATCAAATTATTAAATAATCCGCTGACAAGAACATAAACAtggcaaattcggagataatttgtatttttcctaaccatacaaaccttagctatttacatagggtttactttcggcttagctgaaatgacgagccattagattttaacgagggttaaactacccccgcgctaattAGCacaaggggaggggaggggtagctagctacacctcccccccacacactggtgagctgcctcacttcacttagaggtaggacttgtcttgggggacagggctggcgggcaaatatgtgtaattagataaggtttgtatggttaggaaaaatacaaattatctccgaatttgtcatttgttccgtaaccgaaatacaaaccacgctatttacataaggtgacttacccttaggcagggtggaaagtccccagacttactggcttttggctcacccggggactcagaatccgagtgagcagcactcgagaaaaagtccctgcacctcgcaagtttcttgctacgcaagaaacgtgcggcctacataagttgtgtgtggagaaatgaagtgtgactcgtcctaggaagttgacctgaagtcctttatatggaattctaagctaggacgtcccaataccacctcgtcagggtatgggggatgcgacagtattattcttaatactaggaacacaaggaagcatggtttacctgcagaggtttgaggtcagctatgcagagacccaggatccTGCATTCCCCaggagagaggaggatgaagaaagaagtaagggccagacatactctttcattcacgcagactaaaaccgggtaacagtgccctcaaccttctgctacttgtccattaaggagcctgaggttagaccagctgttgtgcagccaccacaggcccggtagaaaaagtatcgaggttcctgtgggtcacgtcctgcaggtagtgggctgtgaaggtcgtttgccgcttccagaccccagcttgtagcacctgcgtcacagagaagtttctcttgaaggccagggacgtggcgatgcccgacatcatgtgccctagggcgacgtgacggaggagggtctggattcaaggcatgatgaatggtccgtcgaatccaggctgagatggtattcttggtgaccttcctcttcGTCCTTCacgtgctcacaaacagagcttgcacgcggggacagactgcagctgttctcttcagataacgtctcagacttcttactgggcaaagtagcagatgatctgggtcatctgttacggaccGGACACtcgtaaccctgaaggagtcgaaccgtgggtccggcactccagggttctgagtcttggcaacaaactcagggacaaacctgaacgttacctccccccatccccttgaatgggcgatgtcgtatgagagaccatgaagttcactgacccgcttggccgaagccagagcgagcaggaataccgtcttccaagtcaggtgttggtcagaagCCCAGCGTAATGTttcgaacgggggtctcttcagagccctgaggaccagaaccacgttccatggaggaggtctcacttccgactgagggcaggtaagctcgtagcttcgtatgagtaaggaaagttccagcgaggaggaaatgtctattcctttcagcctgaaggctaggcttaaggctgagcgatagcctttcaccgccgagaccgaaaggcacatttcctcccgcaaatacacgagaaactccgctattgctggaatagtggcatcgaggggagagatacccctcccacgacaccaaccacagaagactctccacttcgcctggtagacccctgcggatgactttcgtaggtgtcgagacatcctttccgcaacttgttgcgaaaagcctctctcagtgaggaggcgctggatagtctccaggcgtgaagccaaagcgatgctacggctttgtggaagatgttgcaatgtagttgtctgagtagctcgtgtcgtgggggaagctctctcgggagttccgtcaggagctgcagaaggtccgggaaccattctgcatgatgccatagcggagctattaaggtcatcgacaggttgaccgatagtctggtcttattgagcacccttctcatcagacagaacagtgggaaggtgtagaggtcgatgttgtcccaccgttgttggaaggcatcttgccagagtgccttggggtccgggactggggagcagtacagcggcagcttgaaattcaaggctgtcgcgaacaggtccactgtcggggaaccccacaaagtcaggactttgttggctacttgaggatccaaagaccactcggtactcactatctgcgaagctctgctcagactgtcagcgagcacattccttttgccggaatgaagcgagctgatagacgtatcgagtggacttcggtccatctcagtatctatactgcaagatgggatagctgtcgtgaaaaggtacctccctgcttgttgaaataagccactactgtggtgttgtcgctcatcaccaccacggagtggcccgcccgggtctgttggaactgttgaagggccagaaatacggccttcatctctagcagattgatgtggaggaacttttctgattctgaccataggcctgaggccctctgcttcagaacgtgggccccccacccttcttttgatgcgtccgaaaacagcatcaaatccgggggaaggacgagaagatccaatccctttcgaaggttgtcgtcggtcagccaccaccgcagatccatccgttccgcaggtcctatcgagaccagagagtccggggcatcaatgccttgatcccaccgggacttgagccgccactgcagattgggctggaaggtcttctcaactgaggaaaggctctgcaaccctcctcagccttgctatcctatcgtctgatggaaggctttgtggagattggtgtctaatatcatgcctagatataccagtcgttgtgttgggagcagagaggacttctcgagacttaccatgatcgctagatcttggcaaattcccagaagcctgtctcggtgtcgaagaagggtcgactccgagtctgccaggatcagccagtcgtccagataacggaggagacggatgccgttcctgtgcgcccacgaagatatcagtgtgaacactctggtgaacacctgaggtgctgtggagagaccgaaacacagcaccttgaactggtagatcttgttgtctaggctgaatcttagttaggtacttcctggaagacggatggattgggatctggaagtacgcgtccttcagatccagtgtgcacatgaagtcttgcagtctcactgcaagtctgaccgtgtctgctgtctccatgctgaatgaagtttgcttgacaaacttgttcagggctgagaggtcgatgacgggtctccagcctccagatgccttctttacaagaaagagtcgactgaagaagcctggggagccgtctacgacctcctggagagcatccttcttgagcatggtctcgacttctgcccgaagggctagcccctttgccaatcccatggcataggagctcaacgacactggattcgctgtcaggggaggttgagatgttatgaacgggacgcgatatccttgtctaatcacagagaccgtccaggaatcggccctgtgttgctgccacctgtgcacgcaactttcaggcatccccctacaggtggacacgcagggggattgccaatcctagcgtttgcggcctcggccgctccttctaggatttctgcctcccatggaggactttccgcccttcttgtctttgacagaaaagggctgctgtttagacaccttagtcttagctgccggagcctgcttcggtgtcctgcgaggctgctgttgctgatgaggagctggaggtttgtagggccgagatgtaagggccttctggaggagcgaatcatgactcgtcttcctccacctctcagctgtccattctatatccttgggctcaaacaggtttcctccaaggatggaggaatgtctgagcttgctgacatccatagaggggaccttcgggtggaacctctcagtcaccgcatcacgttgctttagaatcgagttagctcacaggttagtgacctggtgagccaaaaactcgatggagcgcgtgcccgagaggaggaaggtctccagggccttcctattgctctccttggacaagtcctcagagcgcaataagATGCCCAAAGACCCTATCCAGAcctccagccacgaagtggcctgcatggcacacttagcaactttctcttggcttaggatctcagacgcagagaatgtcacctgccaagcattgagtttctctagagagagacccctggtgagctcttccacagagtggtggaggggaagagctaaacaagacttctccatgatctcaaagtacctcctctgctgaacgcgaggaggtgggaggagcttgttcccagcagaagaacggctggaggaggcgagctcggaaagctggccctcgaccttgtccctggcactcttcaccccctgggaccatggcagggctgcactggccttggggggcttctgaataccataaacttggtccaggaccgtatccttgcctttgcggggggcggtctcggggtccttaaacTATTGAGTTTCCTCATTAGATtaagaacctgccagaaggcatgctctgactcgcgctgctctcctccttgtggactggcggctaagtctcctgtccccattggctcttcttgGGGGACACGCGGATGTTCTCCCGGggaatggttggctctggacgaaacctcgaagatgacttgggtatcgtctttgagtccttgggctccctcctaggagggatacaggactctagcaaagaggtctggaaggtccctcctacgcgagacgtttctcttccttgaggtggggttcctcccattggtgccgtgggagagtgcctcacctcgctgtattctcctgaggacgggaaaggttcgtccgcaggaaaaggagaaaacgcctgcaaaggggaaggggccttcccgacggacctcttgagAGCCCGCTTAACCCTGGTAGAAAttaccgcgaaatccactcctctccttctcttcagcgggggcgagggagcctttggttttagtcccagatcggcaagggctggcttcatagcctgcacgaccactttcatcagggaaccaaaccaaggctggcggctgactgatgcagtgtcagcgattcccgctggagggaaggggatcagctGATCCTTAGGAGTGTATACTAAtgggcctgcctgaaatgaagaaagggaagaagaatgttgcctggacctctccgatgaatcttcctgctcctggacgcgtGCTCGGTGCTTACGAGATGGCGATCGCTTGGACGATCTGGAAGCACGCGGCCCCGgcaactcgcaaggttgggcgcgctgcgaaacccggcgagaatcgcgttgggggtcgcgctggcgcccGCGCGATGGTAAAACCGCTGTCTCGCGCGTGGGTGCTAGGTCGCACGCGGGCAACCGTTGGCGCGCAGGCACGCGGAGATGAGGGCGGAGATGAGGGCGCAGGagagttggcgcgtgggcgagtggaCGCGCTGGCGATGGGGAGCGTGGGCGCGCAGACGAAGGTGTGCGTGGATGCACAGGTGAGGGTGTGCGCGAGTGCCCGGgcgatcgctggcgatcaggagagcgatggcgcgtaggcgatcggtggcgcgttggcgagcgatggcgcgttggcgagcgatggcgcgatggcacgttggcgcgttggcgagtgatggcgtgttggcgagcgatgaaGCATGGGGTGAGTAGGCGACCGACTGCGCAAAGGCGAGTTAGTGCGTGGGCGAGTTGGTGACCCATGGCGATCAGACGCGTGGGCACGTGGGTACGTGGGCGTGttagcgcgttggcgagcgttcGCGCACAGGTGAAGGATCGCGCGGGCACGTAGGAGAACGCTGGCaggtaggagatcgctgacgcgtaggatggcgcgcagtagcgcggagagaagttgccaactggggcgcagggccagggggcgctgatgtgctcgagggcgaacgctcgtgggcgggctcaggagtcgATTCGTGGGCGCACATGCActttagaagtgcgcacaggagaaAACGCACGGTGGTGCGCAGGCGGCGGTCGACGCGCAGAGGAACGCTGGCGAGGCAAATGATCAATGTCCTTGcatgcgcccagatccgaaggtcgtgggcgaacgttggcgcatatggcgcgcatcaggaactgggggcgcagtagtgcgctgacgagcaggaggttgatggcgctcaggagactgttgacgcgcagtgCGCGCAGCAGGGACtgaagagcgcttgcgcgctggcgagcaggagagcactggcgagcaggagagcgctggagatcaggagagcgccgacaagcaggagagcgctggagatcaggagagcgctgacgagcaggagagcgctggcgatcaggagagcgctggcgagaagagtctgttgactcatccgcaggagagcgctggcgagcaggtgaatgctggcgagtaggagagcgctggcgatcaggagagctctggcgagaagagtcaggtgactcttcagcaggagagcgctggcaagcaggagaccgctggcgagcaggagagcgctggcgagcaggagagcgctggcgagcaggagagcgctggcgagcaggtgagcgctggcgggcaggagggcgctggcgatcagaagagcggtggcgcttgcgcgctactgaagggcgCACAGGTGTAACCTGGCAcggaagggacttacccacattgtgggataagcccttctgccccgaagggaccagtgcttGAATTAACAAGGAGAatctggcaggcgcaggagatcgcgaacgatctgcggagaggtccagtgatgtcacagccacggtctgctcccgacgagaagaatcctttgcaggggacgacgaagatgaagacccgaagagaaggcgcctcttacctcgcttgtaaggagaaggaaggcctcggctgcgaagaggagggcgagccttacggcgaagacgacctcgaggcaaggtatcaccatcgtcggtcctccgaagaggagtctctgttagtgcactcccccgaaggggaggaacacccgcaggagagaccgttggacccagctttcccctcgaaggatgtttggagggggaacctgagccttcagcaacatccgcaacagcagcagtcggggtttgacccgacccgtcggacgcctctgccacaaaaacgtcgacaatagccagagggtctacctctggtattaccggcaactgttggacagctgcccccaactggatcagatcaaacagggcttccttggagggcgagcccttaagccccaaggaagcccaaagttggaaaagatcattgttagatacaGTTTGGTCATCAAAATCAACTatgtcctcccccggaggaggagggggagctgcctcgctatgggaggcaacaccctctcccgaaccccgagattgggaaacaaaagaaataCCTACGCTACCACTCTGCGGCCTCTCGCttgagaccgaacgagtgggagcttcggaggcggttcgggcaacggaagaagagtccttggagccttccttccgcaaggcagtccctgagggagaacggtctcgcttagaactcttcttacacagccgggcaaacctctcccactgggaggtaggcccctccctacattccatacaaacattatcactttcacaccgttgacctcgacactgcgggcaaagggtgtgagggtctgtatcgaccgccgacatgaatgttccacaggggcggtcggggagtccagggcacttccgcataatgggaagaaaaggtagaggccaacttcaaacacacaactgtaagaaaaagaaaaacagattaaggctgtcaaaaatgcgaggacgagacagatacgtctgtacatcgtccgagccaaaagtgaagtgaggcagctcaccattgtgtgggggggaggggtagctagctaccccttccctacccccgtgctaactagcgcgggggtagtttaaccctcgttaaaatctaatggctcgtcatttccatTACGCCGAAAGTAAAcactatgtaaatagcgtggtttgtatttcagttacggaacaaatcaattttgtgttatataaaaagaaaaaaatctcaccACCAGGTTTGCACATGGTTGAGAATAGCCGTCAGTGCTCAAGCACTTGCAAACTTCATCTAGTTCAGCATCATCAGGAGACGCAGAGGCTGAAGGAGGTCCTGATTCACCCTGTGTCCAACTAGCAAGAACGTCCACACCATCAATGCTACCTTCATCACCAATGGCAACTACAATTAGGGAAGAAGAGTAAAGGGCCACCACCACGGAGAAAGTACAAATTAGGTGAAGGTATGTCATTACTTGTCAGAtctgaaaagggggaaaaaattatGTGActgcataaaaaaaatttcaagtagTAGTTTTGTCAAGTACTGCACTGACAAACTGGAAgggaaatattctaaatatttcccaagttaattttgtttcatttattctttaaaatgATGTTTTTCCCTGACAATTGCTAGGCTTAAGTTAAGCTTTAAAAGCCTGGTCAGATAGAGGGTAATAGATATACCTACTTTCATCAAATTTACTaacctactaaaaaaaaaagaaaaaaaaaaagatttcacatTAGGTTAAATCCATTGCCATTTTCAATATCTCATAATACAACCAGTGCATATGCATAAAAAGAACCTTGAATACTGCCTCAAAGCCCTCCAGCTGTAAATAATATGTTCCTAATACTATACATTAAGCTCAATTTAATGTCAAGAAAGGAAACTTACAGTACTTACTAAATGGGTTACAAATGTATTTAAAAGGTAAAGAGATTCTCAATGAAATTATAATGAACAACCATCGTCTGTCAAAGTTTATTTCTGCAGAGATGAGAACCTAAAGGAGACGCCCGTGACTGACCAGGCAACTATTTCGattgttttttaattatatttgccaATCTCAATCTTAATAAACTACCATAAATAATAGTTCCAAGCAGAACTGAAACGAAAGTGTTTCATTATTAAAAGCAGAAATAGGGAAGAGAGGAGGAGGCATATACCTTCCCAAATCGTTTCAACTAGTCAAAAATCAAAATCTAAAAACTTACCATGTGGCTGTGACTAATATTCAAAACTAAAGATATAGCCCATTTGACAGCGCCATCTCTCTAATAGTAGCACAAAGAATCCTCATAAATAcgttttttttcttgggggggaggGGAAATCACATTCCTATAAGGTCCATCAGGAAATAAAACTGGCTTGTCCTCTTGACAACATTGGGTAATTttgcaaacatgacaaattcggagataatttgtatttttcctaaccatacaaaccttagctatttacatagggtttactttcagcgtagctgaaatgacgagccattagattttaacgagggttaaactacccccgcgctaattagcacgggggtaggggaggggtagctagctacccctcccccccacacacaccggtgagctgcctcacttcacttagaggtaagactggtcttgggggacagggctggtgggcaaatatgtgtaaatagctaaggtttgtatggttaggagaaatacaaattatctccgaatttgtcatttgttccgtaaccgaaatacaaaccacgctatttacatagggtgacttatccttaagaagggtggaaagtccccagccttactggctttggcttacccggggactcagaatccgagtgagcaacactcgagaaaaagagtccctgcaccttgcaagtTTCTTGCtatgcaagaaacgtgcggcctacataagttgtgtgtgaagaaatgaagtgtgactcgtcctaggaagttgacctgaagtccttcagatggaattctaggctaggacgtcccaataccacctcgttagggtatgggggatgcgatagtattattcttaatactaggaacacaaggaagcatggtttacctacagaggtttgaggtcagctatgcagagacccaggatgctgcattccccaaaagaggggaggatgtagaaagaagtaagggccagacatactctttcattcacgcagactaaaaccgggtaacagtgccctcaaccttctgctacttgtccattaaggagcctgaggttagaccagctgttgtgcagccaccactgggccgatagaaaaagtatcaaggctcctgtaggtcacgtcctgcaggtagtgagctgtgaaggtcatttgacgcttccagaccccagcttgtaacacctgcgtcacagagaagtttctcttgaaggccagggacatggcgatgcccctgacatcatgtgccctagggcgacgtgacggaggagggtctggattcaaggcatgatgaatggtccgtcgaatccaggctaagatggtattcttggtgaccctcctcttcttccttcccgtgctcacaaacagagcttgtaCGCTGGGACGGACTGCaactgttctcttcagataacgcctcagacctc
Protein-coding regions in this window:
- the LOC137619712 gene encoding uncharacterized protein isoform X2, yielding MTYLHLICTFSVVVALYSSSLIVVAIGDEGSIDGVDVLASWTQGESGPPSASASPDDAELDEVCKCLSTDGYSQPCANLVNYSPIIRDGACFGNLGTRKKRDVSLSDSRFISPPAFVANKKCQGTRSIVLSSSGTERQLTLTTEASVLICPGSIDANLQQLNVINVSKIIIAPGAFKPRDSNIVLNFANVREKIIIPEKAFSIKVFLDSPALKQIEIDRIHTPPPEVKLSITAVPDVEFKSRSIVAPIVRLKLSHHTNVAFSTKAIIPYVHPEASVFEISHCQSLELAPETINTGKFEAKYIKFLLMKERAVEVVEGKAKIEHVANMTLFTEALSVGSGADIILDNITLVSAGIRSIRGTGLGNIHRATFSHVKGRKLESVALCIRTETALVSSVEIDGKDGEIAGCLQGQEYHADTIPEAIVICKRTELLPDICGDPRCVECSPDTKGIEDESSALPSRITGKLASSTEPEDPMFILNGVTISSVVPEVTVNISSALEEVTIPTTRATAKNVSRLPTLKLYGELEDEYEELKDESDGSESSFLKSLEETPMYVIIIFFCAVIILIMFMTYMIYKCCTRNKHDKYNLPQENRLSTFRNPRTIMTPENLTDQSNGRKSNTSHTPEVFSTYDSYRRRPTATYVAHPETLDFRDSSGSIDGHSAHHGDVVNESKMSSACSSVNLNHPESGPNNSDHDFPAPEKDLQFAIMEEVPLSNSSPHPSQLPLPEGYLELDDQVQNINSPTSDNEYSPSENSPILQHLPSDAKLDHTHGERHFLVDSGDQALCQNETPLQNKFSSMELPTYAPPPVPAFDKVESDGDELVI